In Archangium violaceum, the following are encoded in one genomic region:
- a CDS encoding non-ribosomal peptide synthetase, with product MASQAPEALAACSSWESITYGALEARSNQLAHHLRRRGVGPERLVVLCLDRSVDMLVGVLGVLKAGAAYVPLDPASPQARLSFIVEDTQAPVVITREKLVARLPVAAGCLLRMDADRAALDAEPSVEPPDEALESNLAYVIYTSGSTGRPKGVAMPHLPLFNLLEWQLQQSALKQGSRTLQFSSLSFDVSFQEMFSTWSAGGTLVIVDEEQRRDPGQLLEVLRAQRVERLFLPFIALQQLAGVAEERDLSGLVLREVITAGEPLQSTPQVRAFFSRLPDCRLQNQYGPTETHVVTAFSLEGSPGQWQVLPPIGRSIQGARIHLLDARLHPVPVGEVGELYVAGVALARGYLARPGLTAERFIPDPFGPGPGGRLYRTGDLARWLPEGDIEFLGRADHQVKIRGIRVEPGEVEGALASHPGVREVVVVAREDERGQKFLTAYVVPRSPPPTAAMLRAFARKQLPDHLVPAAFVLLDALPLTATGKVDRLALPAPERGRRELLEAYVAPRTPDEAALVGLFGEVLGLEHVGIHDDFFELGGSSLHATGLVARLRRAFQVELPVRSVFENPTAAALGTAVGLRRSERVDHGPELRRRASSGQSLPLSFSQQRLWLLSQLSPERADYNVAVLLRIEGPLDAEALEWSLGELVARHEALRTVFPVENGKPHQLILDAAPCPLRRVELAEAHLEEAARVEAALPFRLEQGPLLRATLFRTGDGRHALLLVMHHIVTDGWSLEVMARELAASYQARQDGTKAALPELPLQYADFSEWQREWLSGAVLDTQLSYWRSQLAGAPSALEIPTDRPRPAVQTSRGASHRFGLEPALTARLQALSAREGVTLFATLLSVFQILLHRYGGQEDILVGTPAANRGRVELEGLVGFFVNTLVMRARFGDAPTFREVLARARETTLSAYSHQDLPFEKLVEVLQPRRDPSRTPLIQAVFALEMEQPRWSLSGLSVEPRELEVGTAQFDLTLTLAAAPEGGLHGTLNFNSDLFEASTAQRMAEHFRTLAARLAADPEQRISQVPLLDEEERRRVLVEWNATAIEYPRDRTLHALFEERATREPERVAVLAEGQSLSYGELNRRANQLASRLRASGVGPETRVALCLERSPELVVGLLAILKAGGCYVPLDLAYPAQRLAFMMEDSRAAVLVTRRALVERLPAFAGRVLDVDEEGGPLPEEAPGGPVHPDSPAYVLYTSGSTGTPKGVAVPHRGVVRLVMGAPYASLAPGDVVLQIATVQFDASAWEIWSALLNGAALALFPPHAPSLGELGAFIEQRKVTAALFTSGLFNQLVDAELGRLAGLRHLLVGGDVVSVPHARRVLEALPDCRLVNAYGPTENSVITTATVVRAGDIGASVPIGVPLQNTTVYIVDGNLQPVPVGVPGELLTGGEGLARGYVGRPELTAERFIPDPFSGRSGARLYRTGDLARWRPDGLIEFLGRLDGQVKIRGFRIELGEVEAALAGHPALREVTVLARGDSAQDKRLVAYVVPREPVDSLQLRGFLRERLPEHMVPSAFVLLDALPLTPNGKVDRRALPAPDVSALAGQDESAPRTPNEALLVGIWCELLGVPRLGIHANFFELGGHSLLATQVISRIRQQLGVDLPLSSLFEAPTIAELARQVEGRAGKAAVQAPPLVARARPGRRPPSRQDS from the coding sequence ATGGCCAGTCAGGCCCCCGAGGCACTGGCCGCGTGCTCCTCCTGGGAGTCCATCACCTATGGAGCGCTGGAAGCACGCTCCAACCAGCTCGCCCACCATCTGAGGCGCAGGGGCGTCGGGCCCGAACGGCTCGTGGTGCTGTGCCTCGACCGCTCGGTGGACATGCTCGTCGGCGTGCTTGGCGTGCTGAAGGCGGGCGCCGCCTACGTGCCGCTCGATCCGGCGTCGCCCCAGGCTCGGCTCTCCTTCATCGTCGAGGACACCCAGGCCCCGGTGGTCATCACCCGGGAGAAGCTCGTGGCACGGCTCCCGGTGGCCGCCGGGTGTCTGCTTCGCATGGACGCCGACCGCGCCGCCCTGGATGCCGAGCCTTCGGTCGAGCCCCCGGACGAGGCGCTTGAGTCCAACCTGGCCTACGTCATCTATACCTCGGGCTCCACCGGGCGCCCCAAGGGCGTGGCCATGCCGCACCTGCCCCTCTTCAATCTGCTCGAGTGGCAGCTCCAGCAGTCCGCGCTGAAGCAGGGGAGCCGGACTCTCCAGTTCTCATCCCTGAGCTTCGATGTCTCCTTCCAGGAGATGTTCTCGACCTGGAGCGCGGGCGGCACCCTGGTGATCGTCGACGAGGAGCAACGGAGGGATCCAGGGCAGCTCCTCGAGGTGCTCCGCGCTCAGCGGGTGGAGCGCCTCTTCCTGCCCTTCATCGCCCTGCAGCAGCTGGCCGGCGTGGCCGAGGAGCGGGACCTCTCGGGCCTCGTCCTCCGAGAGGTGATCACCGCGGGTGAGCCCCTGCAGAGCACGCCCCAGGTCAGGGCGTTCTTCTCCCGGCTGCCCGACTGCCGGCTCCAGAACCAGTACGGGCCCACGGAGACGCACGTGGTGACGGCCTTCTCGTTGGAGGGGTCGCCCGGCCAGTGGCAGGTGCTCCCCCCCATCGGCCGTTCCATCCAGGGCGCGCGTATCCACCTGCTCGATGCGCGGCTCCATCCCGTCCCCGTGGGGGAGGTGGGAGAGCTCTATGTCGCGGGAGTGGCCCTGGCTCGCGGCTACCTGGCGCGGCCCGGCCTCACCGCCGAGCGCTTCATCCCGGATCCCTTCGGTCCTGGACCCGGTGGGCGCCTCTACCGCACCGGAGATCTGGCGCGCTGGCTGCCAGAGGGTGACATCGAGTTCCTCGGCCGCGCGGATCATCAGGTGAAGATCCGTGGCATCCGCGTGGAGCCGGGCGAGGTGGAGGGCGCGCTGGCCTCTCATCCGGGCGTGCGCGAGGTGGTGGTGGTGGCTCGGGAGGACGAGCGCGGGCAGAAGTTCCTCACCGCCTACGTGGTCCCCCGCTCTCCACCTCCCACCGCCGCCATGCTGCGCGCCTTCGCCCGGAAGCAGTTGCCGGACCACCTGGTGCCCGCGGCCTTCGTGCTGCTCGACGCCCTCCCGCTCACCGCGACGGGCAAGGTGGATCGTCTCGCGCTCCCCGCTCCGGAGCGGGGCCGGCGCGAGCTGCTCGAGGCCTATGTCGCGCCGCGTACGCCCGACGAGGCGGCGCTGGTGGGGCTCTTCGGAGAAGTGCTGGGACTCGAACACGTGGGCATCCACGATGACTTCTTCGAGCTCGGCGGCAGCTCCCTGCATGCCACCGGGCTGGTGGCCCGGCTCCGCCGCGCGTTCCAGGTCGAGCTGCCGGTCCGCTCCGTCTTCGAGAACCCCACCGCCGCGGCGCTCGGCACCGCGGTGGGCCTCCGGCGCTCGGAGCGCGTGGACCACGGGCCGGAGTTGCGGCGCCGTGCCTCCTCGGGGCAGTCCCTCCCGCTCTCCTTCTCCCAGCAGCGGCTCTGGCTCCTGTCCCAGCTGTCCCCGGAGCGCGCCGACTACAACGTCGCCGTGCTCCTGCGCATCGAGGGGCCACTGGATGCCGAGGCCCTGGAGTGGAGCCTCGGGGAGCTCGTCGCCCGCCACGAGGCGCTGCGGACCGTCTTCCCGGTCGAGAATGGCAAGCCCCACCAGCTCATCCTCGATGCGGCACCCTGCCCGCTGCGGCGGGTGGAGCTGGCGGAAGCACACCTGGAGGAGGCCGCGCGCGTGGAGGCCGCGCTTCCGTTCCGTCTCGAGCAGGGGCCTCTCCTTCGCGCCACCTTGTTCCGGACGGGTGACGGACGGCACGCGCTCCTGCTCGTGATGCACCACATCGTCACGGATGGCTGGTCGCTCGAGGTGATGGCTCGCGAGCTGGCCGCGTCGTACCAGGCTCGCCAGGATGGCACGAAAGCGGCGCTCCCCGAGCTGCCCCTCCAATACGCCGACTTCTCCGAGTGGCAGCGGGAGTGGCTGAGCGGCGCGGTGCTCGACACGCAGCTCTCGTACTGGCGCTCGCAGCTCGCGGGTGCGCCCTCGGCCCTGGAGATTCCCACGGATCGGCCGCGACCGGCCGTGCAGACCTCCCGCGGCGCCAGCCACCGCTTCGGCCTCGAGCCGGCGCTCACCGCCCGGTTGCAGGCCCTCAGCGCGCGCGAGGGCGTCACCCTCTTCGCCACGCTCCTCTCCGTCTTCCAGATCCTCCTCCATCGCTACGGCGGCCAGGAGGACATCCTCGTGGGCACCCCCGCGGCCAATCGCGGCCGCGTGGAGCTGGAAGGGCTCGTCGGCTTCTTCGTCAACACCCTGGTGATGCGCGCGCGCTTCGGGGATGCCCCCACCTTCCGGGAGGTCCTCGCTCGCGCCCGGGAGACCACCCTGAGCGCCTACAGCCACCAGGATCTCCCCTTCGAGAAGCTGGTGGAGGTCCTCCAGCCGCGGCGCGATCCCAGCCGCACGCCCCTCATCCAGGCCGTCTTCGCCCTGGAGATGGAGCAGCCCCGCTGGAGCCTGTCCGGCCTCTCCGTCGAGCCGAGGGAGCTGGAGGTCGGTACGGCCCAGTTCGATCTCACGTTGACGCTCGCGGCGGCTCCGGAGGGGGGTCTGCACGGCACGTTGAACTTCAACTCGGACCTCTTCGAGGCCTCGACCGCTCAGCGGATGGCGGAGCACTTCCGCACGCTGGCGGCGCGCCTGGCGGCAGACCCGGAGCAGCGGATCTCCCAGGTTCCGCTGTTGGACGAGGAAGAGCGGCGGCGCGTGCTGGTGGAGTGGAACGCCACCGCCATCGAGTACCCCCGGGACCGCACCCTCCACGCGCTCTTCGAGGAGCGCGCCACGCGGGAGCCGGAGCGGGTGGCCGTCCTGGCCGAGGGCCAATCGCTCAGCTATGGCGAGCTGAACCGGCGGGCCAACCAGCTCGCCTCGCGGCTGCGGGCGAGTGGGGTGGGTCCCGAAACGCGGGTAGCGCTCTGTCTGGAGCGCTCGCCGGAGCTGGTGGTGGGGCTGCTGGCGATCCTCAAGGCCGGTGGTTGCTACGTGCCGCTGGATCTCGCCTACCCGGCGCAGCGGCTGGCGTTCATGATGGAGGACAGCCGGGCCGCCGTGCTCGTCACCCGGCGCGCGCTGGTGGAGCGGTTGCCCGCCTTCGCCGGGCGCGTGCTCGACGTCGACGAGGAGGGTGGGCCGTTGCCGGAGGAGGCTCCCGGCGGGCCGGTCCATCCCGACAGCCCCGCCTATGTCCTCTATACCTCGGGCTCCACCGGCACTCCCAAGGGCGTGGCCGTCCCGCACCGTGGCGTCGTTCGCCTGGTGATGGGCGCTCCGTACGCCTCGCTGGCTCCCGGAGACGTGGTGCTGCAGATCGCCACGGTGCAGTTCGATGCCTCCGCCTGGGAGATCTGGTCGGCGCTGCTCAACGGGGCGGCGCTGGCGCTCTTTCCACCGCATGCCCCCTCCTTGGGAGAGCTGGGGGCATTCATCGAGCAGCGCAAGGTGACCGCCGCGCTGTTCACCAGCGGCCTCTTCAACCAGCTCGTGGATGCCGAGCTGGGACGACTCGCGGGGTTGAGGCACCTCCTGGTCGGCGGTGACGTGGTCTCCGTCCCGCACGCGCGGCGGGTGCTGGAGGCGCTCCCGGATTGCCGGCTCGTCAACGCGTATGGTCCCACCGAGAACTCGGTCATCACCACCGCCACCGTCGTGCGCGCCGGGGACATCGGCGCATCCGTGCCCATCGGCGTGCCCCTGCAGAACACGACCGTGTACATCGTGGACGGCAACCTCCAGCCCGTTCCCGTGGGAGTGCCGGGCGAGCTGCTGACCGGCGGCGAGGGTCTGGCGCGCGGCTACGTGGGGCGGCCGGAGCTGACGGCGGAGCGGTTCATCCCGGATCCCTTCAGCGGAAGGTCGGGCGCGCGGTTGTACCGCACCGGAGATCTGGCGCGCTGGAGGCCCGACGGCCTCATCGAGTTCCTCGGGCGCCTGGATGGACAGGTGAAGATCCGCGGCTTCCGCATCGAGCTGGGCGAGGTGGAGGCCGCGCTGGCGGGCCACCCGGCCCTGCGCGAGGTGACCGTGCTCGCCCGGGGAGACTCCGCCCAGGACAAGCGTCTGGTGGCCTACGTGGTGCCTCGTGAGCCCGTGGACAGCCTCCAGCTCCGCGGCTTCCTCCGGGAGCGGTTGCCGGAGCACATGGTGCCCTCGGCCTTCGTCCTCCTCGACGCGCTGCCGCTCACGCCCAACGGCAAGGTGGATCGCCGGGCCTTGCCCGCACCGGACGTCAGCGCCCTGGCCGGGCAGGACGAGTCCGCTCCGCGCACTCCGAACGAGGCCCTGCTGGTCGGCATCTGGTGCGAGCTGCTCGGCGTTCCGCGGCTCGGCATCCACGCCAACTTCTTCGAGCTGGGTGGACACTCGCTCCTGGCAACCCAGGTCATCTCCCGGATTCGCCAGCAGTTGGGCGTGGATCTTCCGTTGAGCAGTCTGTTCGAAGCACCGACGATCGCCGAGCTGGCCCGCCAGGTGGAGGGCCGCGCCGGCAAGGCCGCCGTGCAGGCCCCTCCACTCGTGGCGCGCGCCCGTCCCGGTCGCCGTCCTCCCTCCCGCCAGGACTCCTGA
- a CDS encoding S9 family peptidase, with translation MLRLNARALLLALTLALPASAEPPPLIPREILFGNPKDSPPIADPTSYAIPQLSPDGKSVAYLLPDEHNHVQVWVRSLEGNDKGKPVTSDPRGIHAFRWAEDGRTLLFFKDKDGDENWHILGVDLPTGNVRDYTPVEGVRADLVASSPAFPDTLLVSINLEDRTLTDIYRLTLSTGALERVARDPGGVSRWVVDSRLRVRALVTTSRDGGTEIRVRDDEKAPWRSFLTVGPEELLDVMGFADEGRALLLLSSIGGDKARLVEMGIKTRKQRVLAASEEADAIEPLLHPRTQKAQAVAFNPARKRWTVVDPAVKADFEGLEKLFDGDFNVISRDHSDRFWLVQYTTDKGAPRIYAWDRQARSGRFLFHQQAELEKQPLAPMRSVSFEARDGLKLQAYLTLPLGVPARKLPMVVYVHGGPWLRDWWGFSPYTQWFANRGYAVLQVNFRGSSGFGKKFMAASYRQWGLAMQDDLVDAVDWAVREGYADPERVAIYGFSYGGYAALAGAAFTPKKFACAVDHSGPANLISWLRNIPPYWEGARAFFDARLGKLGNPQDEKLLETGSPLFRVDRIERPLLVGAGANDVRAPVSEAEQIVAAIKKRGGRVTYVLYPDEGHGLTRAENNMDFNARVEAFLARCLGGRAEPLGGERVPGSTAVVTTLGE, from the coding sequence ATGCTGCGCCTCAACGCCCGCGCGCTCCTGCTCGCCCTGACACTCGCCCTTCCCGCGAGCGCCGAACCTCCACCGCTCATTCCCCGGGAGATCCTCTTCGGCAATCCCAAGGACTCCCCGCCGATCGCCGATCCCACCTCGTACGCCATCCCCCAGCTGTCGCCCGATGGGAAGTCGGTGGCCTACCTGCTACCGGACGAGCACAACCACGTGCAGGTCTGGGTGCGCTCGCTGGAGGGGAACGACAAGGGCAAGCCGGTGACGTCGGACCCGCGGGGCATCCATGCGTTCCGCTGGGCGGAGGACGGCCGCACGCTGCTGTTCTTCAAGGACAAGGACGGGGACGAGAACTGGCACATCCTCGGGGTGGACCTTCCCACGGGCAACGTGCGCGACTACACCCCCGTCGAGGGCGTGCGCGCCGATCTGGTGGCCTCCTCCCCCGCGTTCCCGGACACGCTGCTGGTGTCCATCAACCTGGAGGACCGGACCCTCACGGACATCTATCGCCTCACCCTCTCCACGGGCGCGCTGGAGCGGGTGGCGAGGGATCCGGGCGGAGTCAGCCGCTGGGTCGTCGATTCGCGGCTGCGCGTCCGGGCGCTGGTGACCACCTCCCGCGACGGCGGGACGGAGATCCGCGTCCGGGACGACGAGAAGGCACCCTGGCGCTCCTTCCTCACGGTGGGGCCGGAGGAGCTGCTCGACGTGATGGGCTTCGCCGATGAGGGCCGCGCCCTGCTGCTGCTCAGCTCGATCGGTGGCGACAAGGCGCGCCTGGTCGAGATGGGGATCAAGACCCGCAAGCAGCGGGTGCTCGCGGCCTCCGAGGAGGCGGATGCGATCGAGCCGCTGCTCCATCCGCGCACCCAGAAGGCCCAGGCGGTGGCCTTCAATCCCGCGCGCAAGCGCTGGACGGTGGTGGACCCGGCGGTGAAGGCCGACTTCGAGGGGCTGGAGAAGCTCTTCGATGGAGACTTCAACGTCATCAGCAGGGATCACTCGGACCGCTTCTGGCTGGTGCAGTACACCACCGACAAGGGCGCGCCCCGCATCTACGCCTGGGACCGCCAGGCCCGGAGCGGTCGGTTCCTGTTCCACCAGCAGGCGGAGCTGGAGAAGCAGCCGCTGGCGCCCATGCGGTCGGTCTCCTTCGAGGCCCGCGATGGGCTGAAGCTCCAGGCGTACCTGACGCTTCCGCTCGGCGTGCCAGCGCGCAAGCTACCCATGGTGGTGTACGTGCACGGTGGCCCCTGGCTGCGCGACTGGTGGGGCTTCAGCCCGTATACCCAGTGGTTCGCCAACCGCGGCTACGCCGTGCTGCAGGTGAACTTCCGTGGCTCCTCGGGCTTCGGGAAGAAGTTCATGGCCGCCAGCTACCGCCAGTGGGGGCTGGCCATGCAGGACGATCTCGTCGACGCGGTCGACTGGGCCGTGCGCGAGGGCTACGCGGATCCGGAGCGGGTGGCCATCTACGGCTTCTCGTATGGCGGGTACGCGGCACTGGCCGGTGCGGCCTTCACGCCGAAGAAGTTCGCCTGCGCGGTGGACCACTCGGGGCCGGCCAACCTCATCTCGTGGCTGCGCAACATCCCGCCGTATTGGGAAGGGGCGCGGGCCTTCTTCGATGCACGCCTCGGCAAGCTGGGGAACCCCCAGGACGAGAAGCTCCTCGAGACCGGCTCGCCGCTGTTCCGCGTGGATCGGATCGAACGGCCGCTGCTGGTGGGCGCGGGCGCCAACGACGTCCGCGCGCCCGTCAGCGAGGCCGAGCAGATCGTCGCGGCGATCAAGAAGCGCGGCGGCCGGGTCACCTACGTCCTCTATCCGGACGAGGGGCACGGCCTCACGCGCGCCGAGAACAACATGGACTTCAACGCCCGCGTCGAGGCCTTCCTGGCCCGGTGCCTGGGCGGACGCGCGGAGCCCCTGGGCGGAGAGCGCGTGCCGGGCTCGACCGCGGTGGTGACGACCCTCGGCGAGTAG
- a CDS encoding non-ribosomal peptide synthetase, which translates to MRRTETALDTPPGSDAADGERLPLSFAQQRMWLLHHYAPDVPLYNSPIAFRIRGSLSAPVLERGLRLLAERHEGMRTTFPTVDGMPQVAISDEVSFHLPVEDLQHLPPAAREEAALERATTEARRVFDMGQGPLWRALLLRLTPEEHLFVLTMHHIITDGWSMGLLCEELSRTYEALWKGTEPVLPELPLQYADFAAWQREWLSGDTLAAQLKYWKESLAGAPPVMELPTDRPRPAKNTYRAARHAFVLPASLTKPLEALSAKEGSTPFMILLSTFSALLGRYTRRDDIIVGTPIANRNRAEIERLVGFFVNTLVLRVRLDGNPSFRELLQRVRQVTLGAYDHQDLPFEKLVEELSPERNQSHSPIFQVLFDFATADLSLRLPGLEASHVRLDEGSTPFDVSVSLEKSGDSYGGYFTYNADLFESTTIARLERHYARLLGAALAQPERPVGDLPLLEADEEHRLLVDWNRTAFEPRADSTLHHLFERQVEATPEALALVVGTRRFTYRQLDERANQLAWHLRSLGVGPEVPVAVCLERTETLLVAILAVLKAGGAYVPLDPAYPSQRLAFSLADARSPLLLTQHSLAESMRGLGAPALLTLDEPEAFSHHPTHRPACPAESQHLAYVLYTSGSTGRPKGVAVQHASAAALVQWALNAFSTEQLSATLAATSVCFDLSIFELFAPLSCGGRVYLADNALALPSLPAASEVTLINTVPSAVTELVRQGALPASVRTVNLAGEPLPASLVQSLYGLGTVQSVYNLYGPTEDTTYSTWALAPRESSAPPPIGRPLPGTQAYVLDARLRPVPQGIPGELYLGGKGLARGYLGRPDLSAERFVPNPFSSTPGARMYRTGDRVRWRADGQLEYLERIDFQVKVRGFRIELGEVEQALLQHPAVREAVALARDGGPDGKQLVAYVTGPADQLGASALRSFLRERLPDYMVPSAFVVLEALPLTANGKVDRQALPAPVPSAGASRIHIPHRDRTEMLLCGIWEELLNVHPIGIRDDFFALGGTSLVAVRLMHRIRETFGRTLPISALFSAKSVEELALLLREKQDPVAWTPLVPIQPGGKRRPLYCVHPLGGTVLGFGPLARRLGPDQPFFGLEHVRPGKPPNRVEAMAAEYLAAIRKHQPQGSYRLAGKSVGGLVAVEMARMLQAEGQEVELLALLGTAVPMDDRPGPNAESIQAMAHLSKEDALVAKILLQFGQEFPELQELARMSKEEKLSKGLRFAKEHGALPADFGESQLDHLFWAWHAEAEAFDIYRAQYYDGHITHFVPACDEGKPVMDWSGLCRSWEVHVVAGEHETIDDEPHVEVLANALGGCLRRLDGVKP; encoded by the coding sequence ATGCGACGCACTGAAACCGCACTCGACACTCCTCCTGGTTCCGATGCCGCCGACGGCGAGCGTCTCCCGCTTTCGTTCGCGCAGCAGCGCATGTGGCTCCTCCACCACTACGCGCCCGACGTTCCGCTCTACAACTCGCCCATCGCGTTCCGGATCCGCGGTTCCCTGTCGGCCCCCGTGCTCGAGCGCGGCCTGCGCCTGCTCGCCGAGCGCCACGAGGGCATGCGGACCACGTTCCCCACGGTGGACGGCATGCCGCAGGTGGCGATCTCCGACGAGGTCTCCTTCCACCTTCCGGTGGAGGACCTGCAGCACCTGCCTCCCGCCGCCCGCGAAGAGGCCGCCCTCGAGCGCGCCACCACCGAGGCCCGGCGCGTGTTCGACATGGGCCAGGGTCCGCTCTGGCGCGCGCTGCTGCTCCGGCTCACCCCGGAGGAGCATCTGTTCGTCCTGACGATGCACCACATCATCACGGACGGCTGGTCCATGGGCCTCCTGTGTGAGGAGCTGTCCCGGACCTACGAGGCGCTCTGGAAGGGGACGGAGCCGGTGCTCCCCGAGCTGCCGCTCCAGTACGCCGACTTCGCGGCATGGCAGCGCGAGTGGCTCTCCGGCGACACCCTCGCGGCGCAGCTGAAGTATTGGAAGGAGAGCCTGGCCGGCGCCCCTCCGGTGATGGAGCTCCCGACGGATCGCCCTCGCCCCGCGAAGAACACCTACCGGGCCGCCCGTCATGCCTTCGTGCTGCCCGCGTCCCTGACGAAGCCGCTCGAGGCGCTGAGCGCGAAGGAGGGATCCACCCCCTTCATGATCCTCCTGTCCACCTTCTCGGCGCTGCTCGGGCGCTACACGCGCCGGGACGACATCATCGTGGGCACGCCCATCGCCAACCGGAACCGGGCGGAGATCGAGCGGCTGGTGGGCTTCTTCGTCAACACCCTGGTGCTGCGCGTCCGCCTGGACGGCAACCCCAGCTTCCGCGAGCTGCTCCAGCGCGTCCGTCAGGTGACGCTCGGGGCGTATGACCACCAGGATCTGCCCTTCGAGAAGCTGGTGGAGGAGCTCAGCCCCGAGCGCAACCAGAGTCACTCGCCCATCTTCCAGGTGCTGTTCGACTTCGCCACCGCGGACCTCTCCCTGCGGCTCCCGGGGCTCGAGGCCTCCCACGTCCGGCTCGATGAGGGCTCCACCCCCTTCGACGTGAGCGTCTCGCTGGAGAAGAGCGGCGACTCCTACGGCGGGTACTTCACCTACAACGCGGACCTCTTCGAGAGCACCACCATCGCCCGGCTGGAGCGGCACTACGCCCGGCTGCTGGGCGCGGCCCTGGCCCAGCCGGAGCGGCCCGTGGGAGACCTGCCGCTCCTGGAGGCGGACGAGGAGCACCGGCTGCTGGTGGACTGGAACCGCACCGCCTTCGAGCCTCGCGCCGACTCCACCCTCCACCACCTCTTCGAGCGCCAGGTGGAGGCCACGCCCGAGGCGCTCGCCCTCGTCGTCGGCACCCGCCGCTTCACCTACCGGCAGCTGGACGAGCGCGCCAACCAGCTCGCCTGGCACCTGCGCTCCCTGGGCGTGGGCCCCGAGGTCCCCGTCGCCGTGTGCCTGGAGCGCACCGAGACCCTGCTCGTCGCCATCCTGGCCGTCCTCAAGGCCGGAGGGGCCTACGTGCCGCTCGACCCGGCCTACCCCTCGCAGCGCCTGGCCTTCAGCCTCGCCGACGCCAGGAGCCCGCTGCTCCTCACCCAGCACTCGCTGGCCGAGAGCATGCGCGGCCTGGGCGCCCCAGCCCTCCTGACGCTGGATGAGCCCGAGGCCTTCTCCCACCACCCCACGCACCGGCCCGCCTGCCCCGCGGAGTCCCAGCACCTGGCCTACGTCCTCTACACCTCCGGCTCCACCGGCAGGCCCAAGGGCGTCGCCGTCCAGCACGCCAGCGCCGCCGCCCTCGTGCAGTGGGCCCTGAACGCCTTCTCAACGGAACAGCTCTCCGCGACGCTGGCCGCCACCTCCGTCTGCTTCGACCTCTCCATCTTCGAGCTCTTCGCTCCGCTGTCGTGCGGCGGCCGCGTCTACCTCGCCGACAACGCCCTGGCCCTGCCTTCGCTGCCCGCCGCTTCCGAGGTCACCCTCATCAACACCGTGCCCTCGGCCGTGACCGAGCTGGTGCGCCAGGGCGCACTGCCCGCCTCGGTGCGCACCGTCAACCTCGCGGGCGAGCCGCTTCCGGCCTCCCTGGTGCAGTCCCTCTATGGCCTGGGCACCGTCCAGTCCGTCTACAACCTCTACGGCCCCACCGAGGACACCACCTACTCCACCTGGGCCCTGGCCCCGCGTGAGTCCTCCGCGCCGCCTCCCATCGGCCGGCCCCTGCCCGGCACCCAGGCCTATGTCCTGGATGCGCGGCTGCGGCCCGTTCCCCAGGGCATCCCCGGCGAGCTGTACCTCGGCGGCAAGGGCCTGGCCCGCGGCTACCTCGGCCGCCCCGACCTCTCCGCCGAGCGCTTCGTCCCCAATCCCTTCTCCTCCACGCCGGGTGCGCGCATGTACCGCACCGGCGACCGGGTGCGCTGGCGCGCCGATGGGCAGCTCGAGTACCTGGAGCGCATCGACTTCCAGGTGAAGGTACGCGGCTTCCGCATCGAGCTGGGTGAGGTGGAGCAGGCGCTCCTGCAACACCCGGCCGTGCGCGAGGCGGTGGCCCTGGCGCGCGACGGTGGACCGGACGGCAAGCAGCTCGTGGCCTACGTCACGGGCCCGGCGGACCAGCTCGGCGCCTCGGCGCTGCGCTCCTTCCTCCGCGAGCGTCTGCCGGACTACATGGTGCCCTCCGCCTTCGTGGTGCTCGAGGCGCTGCCCCTGACGGCCAACGGCAAGGTGGATCGCCAGGCCCTGCCGGCCCCCGTTCCCTCGGCGGGCGCCTCGCGGATCCACATCCCGCACCGGGATCGTACCGAGATGCTGCTGTGCGGCATCTGGGAGGAGCTGCTCAACGTCCACCCCATCGGCATCCGGGACGACTTCTTCGCGCTGGGAGGCACCTCGCTGGTGGCGGTGCGGCTGATGCACCGCATCCGCGAGACCTTCGGGCGCACACTGCCCATCTCCGCGCTCTTCAGCGCGAAGAGCGTGGAGGAGCTGGCGCTCCTGCTGCGCGAGAAGCAGGACCCGGTGGCCTGGACGCCGCTGGTGCCCATACAGCCCGGCGGCAAGCGGCGCCCGCTCTACTGTGTCCACCCGCTGGGCGGGACGGTGCTCGGCTTCGGCCCGCTCGCGCGAAGGCTGGGACCGGATCAGCCCTTCTTCGGCCTGGAGCACGTTCGGCCGGGCAAGCCGCCGAACCGGGTGGAGGCCATGGCCGCCGAGTACCTGGCCGCCATCCGCAAGCACCAGCCCCAGGGGTCGTACCGCCTGGCCGGCAAGTCCGTGGGAGGCCTGGTGGCCGTCGAGATGGCGCGCATGCTCCAGGCCGAGGGTCAGGAGGTGGAGCTGCTGGCCCTGTTGGGCACCGCCGTGCCGATGGATGATCGACCGGGCCCCAACGCGGAGTCCATCCAGGCCATGGCGCATCTCTCCAAGGAGGACGCGCTCGTCGCCAAGATCCTCCTGCAGTTCGGCCAGGAGTTCCCCGAGCTGCAGGAACTGGCCAGGATGAGCAAGGAGGAGAAGCTGAGCAAGGGCCTGCGCTTCGCCAAGGAGCACGGCGCGTTGCCGGCCGACTTCGGCGAGTCCCAGCTGGATCACCTCTTCTGGGCCTGGCACGCCGAGGCGGAGGCGTTCGACATCTACCGCGCGCAGTACTACGACGGCCACATCACCCACTTCGTCCCCGCGTGCGACGAGGGCAAGCCCGTCATGGACTGGAGCGGGTTGTGCCGCTCGTGGGAGGTGCACGTGGTGGCGGGCGAGCACGAGACGATCGACGACGAGCCGCACGTCGAGGTGCTCGCCAACGCGCTGGGGGGCTGCCTGCGCCGGCTGGACGGCGTGAAGCCCTAG